The Pedobacter ginsengisoli region GGCTGCTAAATTGAAACGTGCGACTAATGCTATCATACAGTTACGCCCTTATGCTACCAAGCTAAAAGAAATCTTAGGAAATCTTTCAGCTAGTTTAGAGGGATCATCATCACCTTTTATACAAGAGCGTGAACCTAACAAGGTTTTGATTGTTGTAGTTTCTTCTAACCGTGGTTTGGCTGGAGCGTTTAATATGAACGTAATTAAAGCTACTAATAATTTAATTGCCGAGAAGTATAGCGAACAGTTAAAAAATGGTAATGTAAGTATTGTAGCTATAGGTAAGAAATCTCAGGATTTCTTTGAGAAACGTAACTACAACGTAATTGGCAACAATAACGAGGTATATTCAGAACTTACTTTTGAAAATGTAACCAAGATCACTGATGCCATTATGGAAGGCTTTGCCAAAGGTGAGTATGATAGAGTTGAATTGGTTTACAACAGATTTAAAAATGCTGCTGTTCAAATTTTAACTACTGAACAACTGATTCCTTTAACCAGTGGTCAAGAAGCTACAGAAGAGAAGTCTACAAATGTGGATTATATTTTAGAACCTTCTCAGGAGGAAATAGTTGAGCAGTTAATACCTAAGTCAATTAAAATTCAATTGTATAAAGCCGTATTGGACTCTCATGCTTCTGAGCATGGTGCCCGTATGACATCGATGGATAAAGCGACTGAAAATGCCGGAGATTTATTGAAAGCTTTAAAACTTTCATACAACCAGGCTCGTCAGGCTGCAATTACAACAGAGCTTACAGAGATTGTAAGTGGTGCAGCTGCCTTAAACGGATAGAATTGAAGGATATAAAAAGATCAGCGTTTATGCTGTATTAGTTTAAAAAATATTATTTTTGCCCAGTAAATAAAAAAAATAAAATGGAACAGACACCAAAACACAATACAGAAAGCATGAAAAGAGCTAACGAAATCTCGATTTATAAATTGATGACCGTTGGGATTTTAGTTGGTATTTTGGGCGTATTTCTACGCTTTGCAGGTGACTCTACTACTTTATCTATTATTTCATGGGTAATCCTTTTAATCGGTTCTATAATCGCTTGCAAAGGTGTATTTAAAATATTAGACGCATAAGAATATAAACATATCTTTTAAAAACGTCCTTATTAGCAAAAGCTGATGAGGACGTTTTTTTTTGTAACGTTTATATTGTTTAAGGTTACCTAATTAAATAATTGGTATTAATGAAAAAACCTAATCATTAATATTATGAAAAATTATTTAACTTATTGTCTGTTGGCAATAATCATGTTTTCTTGTAATGCTAATAAAAATTCAAATTTAGAAAATTCAGATTCAATAGGCGCCAATCTTGAATCAACGGATTCGCTTTTAAACGAAAAGATCATTAAGACTGCAGACATGCGTTTCAGGGTTAAGGATGTACAGAATACGAAGGAGAAATTAAGTTCAGCTATAAAACTGGAGGGTGGAACAATAGCTGAATTCACTGTTCAAAGTAATATTCAACAAACAGAAAAAGTTAAGTATTCTGCAGACTCATTACTTGAACTTACCTCTTATCGTACAGAAGGATTAGTAATAGCAAAGATCCCTTCTGATAAGCTGGATGATTTTACCAATAAGGTTGCAAGACTGGCAGTCTTTATAGATCAGCAGTCACTTAAAATGGATGATCAAAGTATTGTTTATTTAAGCAATAAGCTAAAAAATGAAAATAGGGTCGAGGCAGTAGAGCAACTTAATAAACATGCCAATAAGAAAAGCAATAATGTAGAAAGTTCATTATCTCTTAAGGATGATTATGTAGACAAGAAGATTGAAAATCTGATGATTGATACTAAAGTTCAGTATAGTACAATTACACTTAATTTTTATCAGGATAATACAGTTAAAAGCATTCTTGTGGGAAATGACGACTTATATAGCTATCGTCCAAACTTCCTTACCCGATTAGGGTTAAGCTTTCAGAATGGCTG contains the following coding sequences:
- a CDS encoding DUF4349 domain-containing protein — translated: MKNYLTYCLLAIIMFSCNANKNSNLENSDSIGANLESTDSLLNEKIIKTADMRFRVKDVQNTKEKLSSAIKLEGGTIAEFTVQSNIQQTEKVKYSADSLLELTSYRTEGLVIAKIPSDKLDDFTNKVARLAVFIDQQSLKMDDQSIVYLSNKLKNENRVEAVEQLNKHANKKSNNVESSLSLKDDYVDKKIENLMIDTKVQYSTITLNFYQDNTVKSILVGNDDLYSYRPNFLTRLGLSFQNGWYIFKEFILVVMNLWVWIVIVVAAYFSLKYYRKRKVGNAN
- the atpG gene encoding ATP synthase F1 subunit gamma; the encoded protein is MANLKEVRIRIASVQSTQQITKAMKMVSAAKLKRATNAIIQLRPYATKLKEILGNLSASLEGSSSPFIQEREPNKVLIVVVSSNRGLAGAFNMNVIKATNNLIAEKYSEQLKNGNVSIVAIGKKSQDFFEKRNYNVIGNNNEVYSELTFENVTKITDAIMEGFAKGEYDRVELVYNRFKNAAVQILTTEQLIPLTSGQEATEEKSTNVDYILEPSQEEIVEQLIPKSIKIQLYKAVLDSHASEHGARMTSMDKATENAGDLLKALKLSYNQARQAAITTELTEIVSGAAALNG